TACTTGAAGATAAAAGTACAGTATATATAGTGATTTTATTTACTATAGTAGCTTGTATTTTTTCATTATTATTATTTAAAGATAGTAGGAAAGTTATAGGAACATTTAAAAATAATGCCTTATTGAGATTAGAAAAAGCGAGACTTAAAAATAATAAACATTGGCTTACAAGTTTAGCATTTTTCTCAATATTATCAGTATTTTTAATAACAGTTGTTCATAGCCATATAACAAAACCAGTGGCATTAACACCTCCTCAACCTTATCAAGAGGAAGGGAATATGATAGTAATTCCTCTCACTGATGTTGAAGATGGACATTTACACAGATTTTCATATATAGCAACTGGTGGAAATAATGTCAGATTTATAGTTGTTAAAAAGCCAAAAGGTGGAAGTTATGGTTTAGGACTTGATGCCTGTGATATATGTGGAATAGCTGGTTATTTTGAAAGAAATGATGAAATTGTCTGCAAGCGTTGTGATGTTGTAATGAACAAATCAACAATAGGTTTCAAAGGTGGATGTAATCCAGTGCCATTTGAATATGAAATTAGAGATAAAAAAATATATATAGATAAAGCGACTTTAGAAAAAGAAAAAGATCGTTTTCCAGTAGGTGATTGATATGTTTTGGAGAATGGTAAAAGGAACATTATTTAGACAGAAAAGTAAAATGCTTATGATAGCATTTACAGTGGCATTAGGAGTATCACTTGCAACAGCTATGATGAATGTTATGCTTGGAGTTGGAGATAAAGTTAATAAGGAATTAAAAACTTATGGAGCTAATATCACAGTAATGCATAAAGATGCTTCTATACTTGATGATTTATATGGTTTAAGTGGAGAAAGTGTTTCTAATAAATTTTTATTAGAATCTGAAATACCTAAAATTAAACAAATATTTTGGGGCTTTGCAATAGTTGATTTTGCCCCATATTTGGAAAGAACAGGAGAAATAGAAGGAATATCTAATAAGGTAAAAATCTATGGAACTTGGTTTGCAAAGCATTTAGTTATGCCAACAGGTGAAGAAGTTGATGCAGGTATTAAAAACTTAAAAACTTGGTGGGAAATTAAAGGTGAATGGTTAAACGATGATGATTTAGAAGGTGTTATGGTCGGAAGCCTTATAGCTGGAAAAAATAATTTAAAAGTTGGAGATACAATAGAAGTAAAAGGAACAAAAGAAAGTAAGAAACTTATTATAAAGGGTATAATAAATTCTGGTGGAGATGATGATGAAGCAATTTATACAGTTTTAAAAACTACACAAGATTTATTTGGCTTAGAAAATAAAATTACTAAGATAGATGTCTCTGCTTTGACAACTCCTGATAATGACTTAGCTAGAAAAGCTGCACAAGACCCAAATAGTTTAACTATTTCTGAATATGAAACTTGGTATTGTACTGCTTATGTTAGCTCAATAAGTTACCAATTACAAGAAGTTTTAACAGATAGTGTGGCTAAACCTAATAGACAGGTTGCAGAATCAGAAGGAACAATTTTAAATAAGACAGAGCTTTTGATGTTATTAATTTGTATTTTAAGTTCGTTTGCTTCTGCTCTTGGAATTTCAAACTTGATAACAGCTTCTGTTATTGAAAGAAGCCAAGAAATTGGATTGATAAAAGCAATAGGTGGAACAAATAGAAGAATTATTTTACTTATACTGACAGAGATAGTTTTAACAGGTATTCTGGGAGGAATATTTGGATATGTTGCTGGTTTAGGATTTACACAAATAATTGGGAAAACAGTTTTCTCATCATATATAGAACCAGCAGTTATAGTTATACCAATAGATATTGCTCTTGTATTTGCAGTTACAATAATTGGAAGTATTCCTGCAATCAGATACTTGCTAACTTTAAAACCAACAGAAGTATTACATGGAAGATAGGAGGATAAAATGACTAAAAGACAAATGTATATAAAATTGGTTGTAAGTTCTCTTATTAGAAGAAAAGCAAGAATGATAGTTGCTTTACTTGCTGTGGCAATAGGGGCTACAATAATGTCAGGACTTGTAACTATATATTACGATATCCCTAGACAATTAGGAAAGGAATTTAGATCTTATGGTGCAAACTTTGTTGTGCTACCAGCAGGAAATGAAAAAATAACTGATGCTGAATTTAATGAAATAAAAAATGAAATGTCAACCCAAAAAATTGTAGGAATGGCACCATATAGATATGAAACAACTAAAATCAATCAACAACCATATATTTTAACTGGTACTGATATGATAGAAGTTAAAAAGAACAGTCCATTCTGGTATATTGAAGGTGAATGGTCTACAAATGATGATGGAAATAATGTAATGATAGGTAAAGAAATTTCTAAAAAATTAAATTTACAAGTAGGAGAAACTTTTATTATTGAAGGACCAAAAGCTGGTGCAAAAGTTGTTGCTTCTAAACAATCTGATAGTGCAGAAGAAAGTAAAAAGAAGGATTTGAACTCTAATTTTTATTCTAAAAAATTAAAAGTAAAGGGAATAATTACAACAGGTGGAGCAGAAGAGTCTTTTATATTCTTACCTATATCACTTTTAAATGAAATTTTAGAAGATAATACTAAAATAGACAGTATTGAATGTTCAATAGAAGCAGACTCAAAACAATTAGAAAATTTAGCAACTAAGTTAAAGGCTGCTGATGAAAATATTACAGCTAGACCTATAAAGAGAGTTACACAATCTCAAGATATAGTTTTAGGAAAACTACAAGCTCTTGTATTACTTGTTAATATAGTTGTGTTGATATTGACAATGATTTCAGTTAGTACAACTATGATGGCAGTTGTTGCAGAAAGAAGAAAAGAAATAGGATTGAAAAAAGCTCTTGGAGCTTATGATGGTGAAATTAAAAAGGAATTTTTAGGAGAAGGTTCAGCTCTTGGTTTTGTCGGTGGACTTT
This Fusobacterium animalis 7_1 DNA region includes the following protein-coding sequences:
- a CDS encoding ABC transporter permease, whose product is MFWRMVKGTLFRQKSKMLMIAFTVALGVSLATAMMNVMLGVGDKVNKELKTYGANITVMHKDASILDDLYGLSGESVSNKFLLESEIPKIKQIFWGFAIVDFAPYLERTGEIEGISNKVKIYGTWFAKHLVMPTGEEVDAGIKNLKTWWEIKGEWLNDDDLEGVMVGSLIAGKNNLKVGDTIEVKGTKESKKLIIKGIINSGGDDDEAIYTVLKTTQDLFGLENKITKIDVSALTTPDNDLARKAAQDPNSLTISEYETWYCTAYVSSISYQLQEVLTDSVAKPNRQVAESEGTILNKTELLMLLICILSSFASALGISNLITASVIERSQEIGLIKAIGGTNRRIILLILTEIVLTGILGGIFGYVAGLGFTQIIGKTVFSSYIEPAVIVIPIDIALVFAVTIIGSIPAIRYLLTLKPTEVLHGR
- a CDS encoding ABC transporter permease; translated protein: MTKRQMYIKLVVSSLIRRKARMIVALLAVAIGATIMSGLVTIYYDIPRQLGKEFRSYGANFVVLPAGNEKITDAEFNEIKNEMSTQKIVGMAPYRYETTKINQQPYILTGTDMIEVKKNSPFWYIEGEWSTNDDGNNVMIGKEISKKLNLQVGETFIIEGPKAGAKVVASKQSDSAEESKKKDLNSNFYSKKLKVKGIITTGGAEESFIFLPISLLNEILEDNTKIDSIECSIEADSKQLENLATKLKAADENITARPIKRVTQSQDIVLGKLQALVLLVNIVVLILTMISVSTTMMAVVAERRKEIGLKKALGAYDGEIKKEFLGEGSALGFVGGLLGVGLGFVFAQEVSLSVFGRAIEFQWLFAPITIIVSMIITTLACLYPVKKAMEIEPALVLKGE